A window of Mucilaginibacter robiniae genomic DNA:
TATCAGAGAACAAGTATCCAACAGAAGATACAACTTTTAACTCATTATTGTCAGGAAGAATTATAGCAGCAAATGGTGTTTGACATATTTGTGCTGCCAGCGCTGCAATATTATTGAAAGCTTCTTTGTGGCTCGTTGTTAAGCTTGTAAAATTATTTAGAGCCTGCATTGTTAACTTTCGAGTGTAAACTAATGAATATAAATTTTTGAACCATTATATGGCCGAATCTCTGTTAATGTGATAACAATCAAGTTTACTTGTTTTAACTTGCCTATTGTTCAAAGTTACTATCTTTTGCCGTAATATCATTTATTTGCCAAGCTAGCAGCTAACAGATAATTTCACATGTAATAACACATTAAACACTTATTCAAGCAAGCTTTTTATAGCTAAATCAATATGGCGAATATTACGTATTTACGCATTAAAAGTTACCTATACATGCTGTGTTTTGTAATAAGAGCATATACATGAAGCACTTAAATTAATCAAAACAAACTTCAGTAATTTTATTACACTTAATAAGCACCCAAATTCCCTCTACTTCTTTTTAATTTGCTGTATATACATCAAATAAATAATATTACTTACATTATACGGTACTGTATATATACGAAAGCCTAAAACTTTATAGCTTTAGGCTTTCCATTCACAAGAGTGAATACTGGTTTGTTGTAAAACCTTCTAATTATCTGTTATAAAAGCGAGCTTACTTTTATTTTGAGAAGATTGAAGTATCCCATGTTGCTTTTTGCACACTGTTGCCAACAAAGCTAACACCACGTGTTGTTACACCATTGTTTGTTATACCAACATTTACCCCACCAGAATAACCATTAATAGTGTTATAAGTTAAAGCAGCATTATCAACGCTTATTGCAAAGGTAACATCCTTGCCTGTACTTTTAGGTGCATTAAGGGAGTATGTTAGTGTATTCTTATCAAGTTTAATCGTATAATTTTGCTTGCCACAAGCCTGTACACATGAGCTGGCGATACCGTAACGTGTAGCAGTAGTTTTACTGTTGAAAAGAATGGTGTTTTTAACTACCGAGTATGATGATTGGACAGAACTACCTGCATATAAACTGATCCCATAACCAGTAGGATCTATTATCGTGTTAGATTCAATAGAAACTGATTGTTGAGTATTTTGACCGAATGTTTCAATAGCTCGTGCACAATTAGTAATAATGTTGCCACGGATAGTTGTAATTTTATTTAACGTTAAAGAAACATCTTTTAAGAAGTTTACGAAAATGCCTTTTTCTGCACCTGTATCGTAAATCAAATTGTTCGTGATGGTTAAGCCATTGCTACCTCCTACTTCAATATAGTAATCTTCAACATCGGTAATAGCGTTACCATCTACTATAGTTTTAAGCGCCACAGCCGAGATACCCATACCTTGGCCAGCCGGAAGACTTGGCATTTTAGAGGTTCCTTTAATGATATTGTTTTTAATAATAGTACCAGATGTATTTTGTTGATCTTCAACACCCATACGACCGGCATTTTCTATATAGTTATTCAAAACCTGGTTATCATAACAAGGCGTAGTACCATTACCAATTCCACCTAAGGCATTAGCGTATGCATTAATAATCTGATTGTTTTTGATAATGCTGTTTGATGAACCGTTTTCGCAATAAGTGATACCTAATGTTTTTATATAGTTATTGCTTACAGTGTTGTTAGCTGAAGGCCCGGTTATCCAAACAGCCTCCATACCTTTACCGTATGCAAAAGAGAAGCTGAAAGTGTTGCTATCAATAATACAAGAATGTGCATTGCTTAACAAGATAACTGTGTTTGCCCAACCTAACATATTGGTCATGTTATCGGCAGGTTTAAAGGTGATACCTTTAATGTTTACTGAACTTTTACCAGATAAATCGATATAAATACCACGACTTGATAATAGTCCGGAACGGCTATTTGCTGCTTTAAGTATTGAATTACTGTTAAGACCGGTTAATGAACCGCCAGAAGGCACCTGAAGGGTTGTACTGATTACATAATTGGCATCTATACTAACATTTTTGTAGGTATTCAAAGCCGATTGTAGAGCAGTAGTAACATCTGAGCCGGCAGTAGC
This region includes:
- a CDS encoding right-handed parallel beta-helix repeat-containing protein, with protein sequence MKKFTQQFLLLNALAIMVVSCKKEATEVTSTQSKIDSKTLTLTTNNITLVNASYVFKATAGSDVTTALQSALNTYKNVSIDANYVISTTLQVPSGGSLTGLNSNSILKAANSRSGLLSSRGIYIDLSGKSSVNIKGITFKPADNMTNMLGWANTVILLSNAHSCIIDSNTFSFSFAYGKGMEAVWITGPSANNTVSNNYIKTLGITYCENGSSNSIIKNNQIINAYANALGGIGNGTTPCYDNQVLNNYIENAGRMGVEDQQNTSGTIIKNNIIKGTSKMPSLPAGQGMGISAVALKTIVDGNAITDVEDYYIEVGGSNGLTITNNLIYDTGAEKGIFVNFLKDVSLTLNKITTIRGNIITNCARAIETFGQNTQQSVSIESNTIIDPTGYGISLYAGSSVQSSYSVVKNTILFNSKTTATRYGIASSCVQACGKQNYTIKLDKNTLTYSLNAPKSTGKDVTFAISVDNAALTYNTINGYSGGVNVGITNNGVTTRGVSFVGNSVQKATWDTSIFSK